tgtaaaataaagtatataaaattCACTCCACTGCAGTAAATTCAAATTCTGTATGCGCCATATCTGCGTATTCATCCTCATCTTCAGTGCCAGGGTATGCAGCTTGCACCATGTTATACATGCAGGCTGGTAGTGGTCGTCGCTCTCCCCTCCTAAGTCCTGTTGGATATGTCCAGAATACCAGAGATCTATACGCGCATAATCTCCTCTGCCTACACACCATGTTGTAGATGTCGCAGTCTTTCAGTCTTTCAGATGGTACCAGGCTCTCCGCATCTGGATACTTGGGCACTAACAAAATATCATACTTTTACAGTATCTTGATAACTTACTCGAAGTAAGCAGTAAAAATAGCAGCTACAAACCTCATAAGCTTACCATGGTAGTGGCAGTAGTTATAATAAGCCACTCTCAATGGACCTGGCTTTATTAGATCTTTTATTTCGTCAGCTTCGGTAACGCATTTGATACCAGTTTGCGGAATGGAATGCCACATGTCGTGATTTGTGCAGCATatgttcatttcttttttacTCCACGCATGGCAATTCTCACACTTGCACCACTGCTGAACTGGTGGTGCCACGTAAACATCCtgcaatcaataaaacaaacgtAATGATTACACGCATTCATTGATGTCGTTCTAAGGTGTATTTACGGTAAGGTTTCAATTTGGGAGTCAATTAGATTGCTAATCTAAAATCACGATATGagtaaacgtttaacaaaaatataggtatgtaaaatatataaatacaaaaccagcaattcgaagctttgtttttgGTTGTTAATGAtgagcaatgatcaatcgattttacccacttcctacgagtgaaaataatttgtaatcatgactctaatttaccaaagattcgaaaaaaaatattaaagctaggtaaaacggcagatgaGCTATggaacgatgattggagatagcaaagaattatcattttattaattagtatatgtatttatgactataaaaattacatttacttaggtatagaagactctaagttaatttacctccattctgtctttctctacagcaaaacgctgctgacgcctgtcagctttcaCCATAGGCTGCCTGCTCCAATCTTTGACTAAaggttgctcagataactctgagtcgcagtcgctcgaacatgaagccattttaaaactataacttGTATGTAGTAATTGGTGAAAAGCGCTGAACcagtaacgatgagaattcTCTATCgaatgagaatcttcgagatcacagacaacccgttttacgagtgataacatttattacggcctatataaaaatttcgcactcgtgattggctaacgaagcgacctcatatttatcgctcgtggtttcgtttcagaaaacaaacttgttacgtcacgaaattggcacccgctggaacgtgagctttttaaaagagggcctcattcaaacgcatatatctctggacagggttggtctacaaagacaaaaatggcatcaaattgtagctgatgttttagccttttatgggtcctaatttcatttttgacgcaactacatctttaatccCTACAAGTCAGTTCAGTCAATCATTCCAAGGAAGCTGAATCAACGAAAAAAAGAGAAATTAAAATCACATATGAACAGTCCGTATGCTCTCAAACATCCATGAATAATCTGCTATAGCAACCCAGTTTAGTGCTACCTGGTAGACTGAATGGTATATCCAGAGAAGCTACAGATGTGTTGGCTTCACACATGACTAAAACACGTGTACAGCCAATATTGTGAGACAAGTTCTAACGCTGAATCTTTAAACGTCGGCAGCTCTAGTTTTAATTGACTGTCAAAGTTGCTGTTTCGTGGAGTGCACCGCTGTAAATCATCGGATCGACACCATTATCAACCAGTAAGTATTTGACTGTTTGCCCGTATACTCTAATTTGTGATGTAGCTAAATCTTGAATTAGCTTCAAAAACCTTTTTGCAAGAAAATTTGTCGATTTTTTTCTGCTTAGCAACTATTTAGTTATAATAGTTTCAAATTTAAGAACACTTTCCGAGGTCATGACccatatattgtgtatattacATTGGAAAGTATACTATCAGAATTGTCTCCTCCCAACAACTGGATCTATTGTTGAAGAATTACATGTTCATAGCAGACATAAATACTAAGGCTGTGTCATAGATCTGACATTAATAGAAAGGCTTTCTGTCATAGATTTGGCATGAATACCAAGGCTATCTGTCATGATTGCTAAAGCTATCTGTCATTAGCCTTTGTATTGGCCCTAAAGTATCACGTCTCCTGGCAGCAGCAGACAATCATGCTATTTGTTGGTACGTGTTAGacattttctttttgttttaacGAGGCAGTTTTTGTATGTTTACAATAAGAGCCAAGAGCTTGGCTTGACAAGAGATCCtttgatttttttttttaataataccCATTATCTATGGCTATTAGAGATGAATTTTACTACAATTTAGATGGTCTACCTTATCATTAGTCAATCATTGCTGTTCCTGTTAGCTACTTTCTTATCAATGCTAAggaactgttcatatttaatattagaaTGGTGGCCAGCTGCAGCAGTGAGAGCAGCTCCAAAACATTGAATGATCTCATTGAGTAGGAAATAGCATCTGTTAATCTACACCAGTGTACAAGATTTGGAATTTTGCCAAGCTATGTAGGTGGCATTATATAGCGTGAAtgcagttcaatgatggacagaCGTGTTCATAAGAAATACTGCTAGCTGAGTAGAGAGGAGAAAATGtatcaagtataaatataaaattgtatttacTTATAAATCTTAAACAAGAACTGCATgggatttcaactaaacaaagAGGAAGGTATCAACCCAGAGGCTCATGAAGCTGGTCTCCTGTCTCGTCTGTATCAGTGGGAGTATgcagataaatatctagtctGTTAAGTCTCTCCATCATGACAGCTGTATctacataaacatatatttatcagtgtttattataagcaataatatataatataatgtttctCTTTTTATGAGAATTGCACCATCTCACAACCACCTTGTGTAAACCAACCTTCAGACTAAGGGAATGTTTACAGGAGATGGTTTAGAGCTGTAACTACTCTAGTCTATTCTGCTCAGTTACTGTACAGCGATACAATTTAACCTGTGATTCACGTATTCACAACAGCGAGTTATGAGCGATGTGCTCCCTTCGAGCATTAACCAATATAATTAACTGCTGATAAGCCAATAGCAATGATGAAACAAAACTCATCATACCCTTAActtataagttaataactagcaagacGAAGTACGCATAAAGGTAAATGAATACGGgttgttactgatgaacagtaaatatgtgAATGTTAAAATTCTAACTCTATTTGAACTGTGTGTAAGAACTTTACCTGCCGTCATCTGATTGTTTACTGCTTGAAGGGCTACAATCTGCTGCTGAGACCGGACTAACTCGTCTCCCTGATTGGTCAactctaaaacaataaaatcatgGCTTATGTACTGCTACTACTATGAGACTCTACTGTTACACAACTGATACTTACTGTTAATGCTTGTGATTGTACATCAGAAATATTCAGGTGTTAACTACCACATCTACACAGCAAAAGCCTTAACCAAATTTACCTGCCGTCTTACacatgaaggtaaatgaatacGTGTTGTAACTGGTGAACAGTAAATATGTGGATATTAAAATTCAAACTCTAGTTGAACTGCGAGTAAAACTTTACCTGCCGTCATTTGATTGTTTGCTCCTTGAAGGGCTACAATCTGCTGTTGAGACTCTACTAACTCTTCCCTCTGATCGGTCaactctaaaacaataatagaaTCAGGGCTCATGTACTGACACTGTTACATCTTACAATAAGAAGCAATaagcaaatgtaacattacaattagacagctttattagcaactgaaccagAGTTAACACTAGCCAACTTAACACTGAACAAGGTCAGCTGACCAGCTGGTAAGTAAGACAAAATATAGAGGGATGACTCatcctaagctatttatagagcactAGCTGCACATGTCTGGGCAGGAACTAAACTGAGCTCTAGTAATAGTGCATACATAACAGGTACTACATACAAATGAGGTGTAAAGATGTCATCCATATTTTATGACCAGAAGTCCAGTTCGATTGAAATTAAAAACTCACCTGCCACCTTGCGATTATCTGCTTCTTGCAGAGCTACAATCTGCTGCTTAGACTCTACTAACTCCTCCTTTAGTTTGGTCAATtctaaaataacaatataatcaggGCTCATATTCTGCTATTACAAGTTGATAAACTGTTTCGTAAGTGGCAGCATCgactaaaaaataaaactagtcTTATTCCATGCTTACCTTTTGTTTTATGTCTGTCAGCTTCATGAAGAACAGCAATTTCCTTGTCAGCGGCAGCAAGGGCTAcaacaaaataaagattaagATTTCGTTACAATTAACCGACAAATCATCTTATAGATAGGATAACCTCCTCATCAATCAGTATAGCCTCTGATACAGCTGGTTTCCGTTTTCAAAGTAATCTTATTCTATGCTCACCTCCTGTTTTGTGTCTGTCAGCTTGCTGAAGGGAAGCAATTGTCACATCAGTGGCAGCGGCATGTGCTACAAAGAAGAAAAATGAAGCTCCAATAAAtactaaaaaacaaaatttaaaaaatactttgatCTAATCCAAATTCTGGGAAAAAGTCTAAGTTTCAAGACCTGTAGACTTTAGTCTTCAAAGTAATCTTAACCTATGTTTACCTTTTGTTTTGTGTCTGTCAGCTTCATGAAGGGCAGCAAACCTCCAGAAAGTGGCAGCAGCTTGGGCTACAGCAAAGTAAAAATGAATAATACTTCAATCTAATCAACAGACAGATCATCTTAAAAATCTGAATACCTCTACGTGACTCAGTATAGCCTCAGGTACATGTGGAGATAATTCTAGTGTTACTATGGCAACAGGCTGAATGACGTACAAACAAATTGAATTTCAAACTCTTACCATGCTATAAACAATTTGAGaccaaaaattgataaaataaaaaaatacaaaagtaaTACTGATAGTGcagttaaattaataataattaattaaagctattgatgatgtaaaaatattgcCTTAGAACCAGTTGCTTAGAGTTTATAGTTAGGGTTACTAGTGAATGAGAACCACGTAATGTTGCTACTGGGAGTAAATACTCAATAAGTTCCTACTGGATGTTGTACTTATCTTCTCTAAGGCTACAACCAGGTGTGCAGACTCGGTGAGTAATAAAAGACTGAGAACCTGCaattaaactgttaaaaaatttgagtaaaactATACCATATTCTATGcttactcaaacattgtgattctATCTTTAGCAACAGCTGCTCCAAaggaaaaatatttactataataagagctgtggcCGTCTGTCagaattactactactataattCTAGTGAATATctcatgtttctattcaaaactgtaGTGAGTAATAAGAATATTCATGAATCAGGAGAGTTCA
Above is a genomic segment from Watersipora subatra chromosome 6, tzWatSuba1.1, whole genome shotgun sequence containing:
- the LOC137398806 gene encoding uncharacterized protein; this translates as MASCSSDCDSELSEQPLVKDWSRQPMVKADRRQQRFAVEKDRMEDVYVAPPVQQWCKCENCHAWSKKEMNICCTNHDMWHSIPQTGIKCVTEADEIKDLIKPGPLRVAYYNYCHYHVPKYPDAESLVPSERLKDCDIYNMVCRQRRLCAYRSLVFWTYPTGLRRGERRPLPACMYNMVQAAYPGTEDEDEYADMAHTEFEFTAVE